The following are from one region of the Stigmatella ashevillena genome:
- a CDS encoding AAA family ATPase — translation MWSGKPVLSVTRPGSQGNGGPSSMKLTRLKVHQYRAVPPGTELVFGPSLNLLLGENGTGRTTLLELLSTALISDFSGLLREAFSLEYSLTMPGLELHILARNEQSGPPAVPQALVPRHAPVASRALEPLIEATLRLEAPSCWLRMRATASGLFCEVDGQSAYARTMDWSPLDRSVWTLLFMTAQYLDRELKDRLKEFLRRTFLLAPWRFDESLGTFNRIGDSRFALEMRDDEVFPLGLMALPTWMPGWLRHHVERGPLAQALEFRHDALEQSFLARFVALAGFTTGQLRVEVLDKRTYENGGRVGFGEFTFLFTRPDGSSLSQELLGYGQKRLLSFLYYLDVHEDFVIADELSNGLHPRWVEACMRALGTRQCFLTSQSPLLAEHVPLRSAAELRASLVLCKAGLRWQNPSQELAERLFAASQQGTRPVGELLREHGMW, via the coding sequence ATGTGGTCAGGGAAACCGGTACTGTCCGTGACACGCCCTGGCAGCCAGGGCAACGGCGGCCCGTCCTCCATGAAGCTCACGCGCCTCAAGGTCCACCAGTACCGGGCCGTGCCCCCGGGCACCGAGCTCGTCTTCGGCCCCTCGCTCAACCTGCTCCTGGGCGAGAACGGCACGGGCCGAACCACGTTGCTGGAGCTGCTTTCGACTGCCCTCATCTCGGACTTCTCGGGGCTCCTCCGCGAAGCGTTTTCCCTGGAATACAGCCTGACGATGCCGGGATTGGAGTTGCACATCCTCGCCCGGAACGAGCAGAGCGGCCCGCCCGCCGTCCCGCAGGCCCTGGTCCCCCGCCACGCGCCCGTGGCCTCCCGGGCCCTGGAACCCCTCATCGAAGCGACCCTGCGGCTCGAAGCGCCCTCGTGCTGGCTGCGGATGCGCGCCACGGCCTCGGGGCTCTTCTGCGAGGTGGATGGGCAATCCGCCTACGCGCGGACCATGGACTGGTCCCCCCTGGACCGCTCCGTCTGGACGTTGCTCTTCATGACGGCCCAGTACCTCGATCGCGAGCTGAAGGACCGGCTCAAGGAGTTCCTCCGCCGCACCTTCCTGTTGGCCCCCTGGCGGTTCGATGAGTCCCTGGGAACCTTCAACCGGATTGGCGACAGCCGGTTCGCCCTGGAGATGAGGGACGACGAAGTCTTTCCCCTGGGGCTGATGGCCTTGCCCACCTGGATGCCCGGCTGGCTGCGCCACCACGTGGAGCGAGGGCCCCTGGCCCAGGCACTCGAGTTCCGCCATGACGCGCTCGAGCAGAGCTTCCTGGCGAGGTTCGTGGCCCTGGCGGGCTTCACCACGGGGCAGCTCCGGGTCGAGGTGCTGGACAAGCGCACGTACGAGAACGGAGGGAGGGTGGGCTTCGGTGAGTTCACCTTTCTCTTCACCCGGCCCGACGGCTCGTCCCTCTCCCAGGAGCTGCTCGGCTACGGGCAGAAGCGGCTGCTGTCCTTCCTCTATTACCTGGACGTGCACGAGGACTTCGTCATCGCCGACGAGCTCTCCAATGGCCTGCATCCCCGCTGGGTGGAGGCGTGCATGCGCGCACTGGGCACACGGCAGTGCTTCCTGACCAGTCAGAGCCCGCTGCTGGCGGAGCATGTGCCCCTCCGTTCCGCCGCGGAGCTCCGCGCATCGCTGGTGCTCTGCAAGGCGGGATTGCGCTGGCAGAACCCTTCCCAGGAGCTGGCCGAGCGGCTCTTCGCCGCGTCTCAGCAGGGCACACGCCCCGTGGGAGAGCTGCTCCGGGAGCACGGGATGTGGTGA
- a CDS encoding tRNA threonylcarbamoyladenosine dehydratase, translated as MSTQPTPTLPTSTPSPAVPSPPEAGPSPLARPFKLSRRFDRTGRLLGDPAMERLAAARVVVFGVGGVGSYAVEGLVRSGVGHLTLVDHDDVCVTNTNRQLHATVKGVGKSKAELMVQRCRDINPDVQVEAVREFYRAESAEQLLPAGRYDFVVDAIDNVKAKLHLLHRCITMGIPVVSSMGAAGRLDPTAIRVEDLSETHMDPFAKDIRKLLKRKHGVETDRHTGITAVYSIEVRRQPVALRYDDATDGFLCVCPQDNEFHTCDHRTQIDGSAVFVTSAFGMNAAGVVVRRLASAR; from the coding sequence ATGAGCACGCAGCCCACCCCCACCCTCCCCACCTCCACCCCTTCGCCCGCCGTGCCCTCGCCCCCCGAAGCGGGTCCTTCCCCCCTCGCCCGCCCTTTCAAGTTGTCACGCCGGTTCGACCGGACGGGACGCCTGTTGGGAGACCCGGCGATGGAGCGGCTGGCCGCGGCGCGCGTGGTGGTCTTCGGGGTGGGAGGCGTCGGCAGCTACGCGGTGGAGGGGCTGGTGCGCAGCGGCGTTGGCCACCTCACGCTGGTGGACCATGACGATGTGTGCGTCACCAACACCAACCGCCAGCTCCACGCGACGGTGAAGGGCGTGGGCAAGTCCAAGGCGGAGCTGATGGTGCAGCGCTGCCGGGACATCAACCCGGACGTCCAGGTGGAAGCGGTGCGTGAGTTCTACCGGGCGGAGAGCGCCGAGCAGCTCTTGCCCGCCGGCCGCTATGACTTCGTGGTGGACGCCATCGACAACGTGAAGGCCAAGCTGCACCTGCTCCACCGCTGCATCACGATGGGCATTCCCGTGGTCAGCTCCATGGGCGCCGCCGGCCGGTTGGACCCCACGGCCATCCGCGTGGAGGACCTGTCCGAGACGCACATGGACCCGTTCGCCAAGGACATCCGCAAGCTCCTCAAGCGCAAGCACGGGGTGGAGACGGACCGGCACACGGGCATCACCGCCGTCTACTCCATCGAGGTGCGTCGCCAGCCGGTGGCCCTGCGGTATGACGACGCCACCGATGGCTTTCTCTGCGTCTGTCCTCAGGACAACGAGTTCCACACCTGTGACCACCGGACCCAGATTGATGGCAGCGCCGTCTTCGTCACCTCCGCCTTCGGCATGAACGCCGCGGGCGTGGTGGTGCGGCGGCTGGCCTCTGCCCGCTGA
- a CDS encoding TatD family hydrolase, with protein MIDTHCHLDASRFDPDRSDVLTRAWAAGLQGIVIPAVGPETWEPLLELPRRDPRIQVGLGIHPQFLPELPPAQDAEHLERLDALLTRGGAVAVGECGLDGPSLPGAPLERQLAVLRGHMALARKHGLPVLMHCHRAHPALIAFLQEEPFPEAGVLMHSYSGGAELARFYIQKGCHFSFAGPVTWAEARKPLDALRVIPPERLVAETDSPDQAPAPHRGTRSEPGYLPHIIEGMARVLGEPAEALAQRTTGNARRLFREAFPPASR; from the coding sequence ATGATCGACACCCACTGCCACCTCGACGCCTCGCGGTTCGATCCCGACCGCTCCGATGTCCTCACCCGCGCCTGGGCCGCGGGGCTCCAGGGCATCGTGATTCCCGCCGTCGGCCCCGAGACGTGGGAGCCCTTGCTGGAGTTGCCCCGCCGCGATCCACGCATCCAGGTGGGGCTGGGCATCCACCCCCAGTTCCTCCCGGAGTTGCCTCCCGCGCAGGACGCGGAGCACCTCGAGCGCCTCGATGCCTTGCTCACCCGGGGAGGCGCCGTGGCCGTGGGCGAGTGCGGACTCGATGGGCCCTCGCTTCCAGGCGCGCCGCTGGAACGGCAGCTCGCGGTGCTTCGCGGGCACATGGCCCTGGCACGCAAGCACGGGTTGCCCGTGCTGATGCACTGCCACCGGGCGCACCCCGCCCTCATCGCGTTCCTCCAGGAGGAGCCCTTCCCCGAGGCCGGGGTGCTCATGCACAGCTACAGTGGGGGCGCGGAGCTGGCGCGCTTCTACATCCAGAAAGGCTGCCACTTCTCCTTCGCGGGCCCCGTCACCTGGGCCGAAGCGCGAAAGCCCCTGGATGCCCTGCGGGTCATCCCCCCGGAGCGGCTGGTCGCGGAGACGGACTCCCCGGACCAGGCCCCCGCGCCGCACCGGGGAACGCGCTCGGAGCCCGGCTACCTGCCCCACATCATCGAGGGGATGGCCCGGGTCCTGGGAGAGCCCGCCGAGGCGCTTGCCCAGCGGACAACCGGCAATGCCCGGCGGCTCTTCCGGGAAGCGTTTCCCCCTGCTTCGCGGTAG
- a CDS encoding MFS transporter produces the protein MTLSSPALPTPVALEPRSARIAISAIFFINGFAFASWVPHIPTVQARLGLSTAVLGLALLGVALGALVAMPLTGMLVARWGSRAVTFASSLLFCPLVALPVQAPSLPLLGVALVSFGAANGAMDVAMNAHAVAVERQLGKTVMSSFHALFSLGGLMGAGSSILLLSWGLTPAAHMMGAALLGLGVVLGASRFLLPASADEGGSAHSFALPRGPLLLMGLITFLVLMVEGAVADWSAVYLRQSLGTEVGLAGAGYAVFSLAMTAGRLTGDRLVSGFGPEKLLRLGALLACGGLGGALLLHHPVAALIGFGCVGLGLSNLIPVLFSAAGRTPGVPSGVGIAAVSTTGYGGFLVGPPLIGLMAGPVGLPASLGILVAFLALVAASGSRVLRGQAG, from the coding sequence ATGACCCTGTCCTCCCCTGCCCTCCCGACCCCCGTGGCGCTCGAACCCCGCAGCGCCCGGATCGCCATCTCCGCCATCTTCTTCATCAACGGCTTCGCCTTCGCGAGCTGGGTGCCCCACATCCCCACGGTCCAGGCCCGGCTGGGGCTGAGCACGGCCGTGCTCGGGCTGGCGCTGCTGGGGGTGGCCCTGGGCGCCCTGGTGGCCATGCCCCTCACGGGCATGTTGGTGGCCCGCTGGGGCAGCCGGGCGGTGACCTTCGCCAGCTCCCTGCTCTTCTGTCCGCTGGTGGCGCTGCCTGTGCAGGCGCCCAGTCTCCCGCTGCTCGGGGTGGCGCTGGTGAGCTTCGGCGCCGCCAATGGCGCCATGGACGTGGCGATGAATGCCCACGCGGTGGCCGTGGAACGGCAGTTGGGCAAGACGGTCATGTCCTCGTTTCACGCCTTGTTCAGCCTGGGCGGTTTGATGGGGGCGGGGAGCTCCATCCTGCTGCTCTCCTGGGGACTCACGCCCGCGGCGCACATGATGGGCGCGGCGTTGCTGGGCCTGGGGGTGGTTCTGGGGGCCTCGCGCTTTCTGCTGCCGGCCTCGGCCGACGAGGGAGGCAGTGCCCATTCCTTCGCGTTGCCTCGCGGCCCCTTGCTGCTGATGGGGTTGATCACCTTCCTGGTGCTGATGGTGGAAGGGGCCGTGGCGGACTGGAGCGCCGTCTACCTGCGCCAGTCCCTGGGGACCGAGGTGGGTCTGGCCGGCGCGGGCTATGCGGTGTTCTCCCTGGCCATGACCGCGGGCCGACTGACCGGAGACCGGCTGGTCAGCGGCTTCGGTCCGGAGAAGCTGCTTCGATTGGGCGCGCTGCTGGCCTGCGGTGGCCTGGGCGGAGCGCTGCTGCTTCACCATCCCGTAGCGGCGCTGATCGGCTTCGGGTGTGTCGGGCTCGGGCTGTCCAACCTCATCCCCGTGCTGTTCAGCGCCGCCGGCCGCACCCCGGGGGTTCCTTCCGGCGTGGGCATCGCGGCGGTGTCCACGACGGGCTATGGCGGCTTCCTTGTGGGTCCGCCCCTGATCGGACTCATGGCGGGGCCGGTGGGACTGCCCGCCTCGCTGGGGATCCTGGTGGCCTTCCTGGCCCTCGTGGCCGCCAGTGGCTCCCGCGTGCTCAGGGGTCAGGCGGGCTGA
- a CDS encoding PD-(D/E)XK nuclease family protein — protein MPRSPFTNAFSWSKSRHEKFNECLRSYYLYYYRSWGGWEADAPQEVRELYVLKKLSNRYTWAGSVVHESLKDVLLDWRAGRTVDPQAVEARTHRLMQDDFRHSSKKSYWTAKYRKPFTGLVEHEYAEAVPGEAWKQNWETVRAALAWFFNSRWPALARSLKSAQWLEVDAGAEHSSFTLEGVKVFAIPDFAYVDEAGHPVVVDWKTGRVREGYDDQVLGYALYLSQRYKFPMEKVRAALVYLNEGLEQEVHVDPAAVEAFKERFTQSVAGMRGLLKDPATNTPREAEAFPLTENLASCVRCVFRRSCQREDAAARFQPPQVA, from the coding sequence ATGCCGCGCTCTCCGTTCACCAATGCCTTCTCCTGGTCCAAGAGCCGCCATGAGAAGTTCAACGAATGCCTGAGGTCCTACTACCTCTACTACTACCGCTCCTGGGGTGGGTGGGAGGCAGATGCGCCCCAGGAGGTCCGTGAGCTGTACGTGCTCAAGAAGCTGAGCAACCGCTACACCTGGGCGGGCAGCGTGGTGCACGAGTCCCTCAAGGACGTGCTGCTGGACTGGCGCGCGGGGCGGACGGTGGATCCGCAGGCGGTGGAAGCGCGAACGCACAGGCTGATGCAGGACGACTTCCGCCACTCGAGCAAGAAGTCCTACTGGACGGCGAAGTACCGCAAGCCGTTCACCGGGCTCGTGGAGCACGAGTACGCGGAGGCCGTCCCGGGTGAGGCGTGGAAGCAGAACTGGGAGACGGTGCGCGCGGCGCTGGCGTGGTTCTTCAACTCCCGGTGGCCCGCCCTGGCGCGCTCGCTCAAGTCCGCGCAGTGGCTGGAAGTGGACGCGGGCGCCGAGCATTCCAGCTTCACCCTGGAGGGGGTGAAGGTGTTCGCCATCCCGGATTTCGCCTACGTGGACGAGGCGGGCCATCCCGTGGTGGTGGACTGGAAGACGGGCCGGGTGCGCGAGGGGTATGACGACCAAGTGCTCGGGTACGCGCTCTACCTGTCTCAGCGCTACAAGTTCCCCATGGAGAAGGTGCGCGCCGCGCTGGTGTACCTGAACGAGGGGCTGGAGCAGGAAGTCCACGTGGATCCCGCGGCGGTCGAAGCCTTCAAGGAGCGCTTCACGCAGAGCGTCGCGGGGATGCGCGGGCTGCTGAAGGATCCGGCCACGAACACGCCCCGGGAGGCTGAGGCGTTCCCGCTGACGGAGAACCTGGCCTCGTGTGTGCGCTGTGTCTTCCGGCGCTCCTGCCAGCGCGAGGACGCGGCGGCGCGGTTTCAGCCGCCCCAGGTGGCCTGA
- the mutY gene encoding A/G-specific adenine glycosylase, whose protein sequence is MTLEVFALEAGRLAAIRAPLLAWYGREKRDLPWRRTSDPYAIWLSEVMLQQTQVSTVIPYWERFLARFPSVQALAAAPLDDVLAAWRGLGYYSRARNLHRAAQEVVAHFGGRFPSTAKALLTLPGFGRYTAGAVASIAFGEEAPLVDGNVARVLSRLFVVEGLPGDKAREARLWTLASALVKGERPGDFNQALMEHGATVCRPERPLCLLCPVRGACLAHQAGRVSELPPAKVRAPPKRLTLALAVWPHEGTLLFARRAEKGLFGGLWELPAVEVEPSTPDEEAALRLSEALEVPVTALDAIGTVKRQLTHRALTLYLLRVTGPHRPSRAKAFHELRWCTPAQAAELGMSTAMQRALDAALARGVLLNVAG, encoded by the coding sequence ATGACCCTGGAAGTCTTCGCGCTGGAGGCTGGACGGTTGGCCGCCATTCGGGCCCCCCTGCTGGCCTGGTACGGCCGGGAGAAGAGGGATCTGCCCTGGCGCCGCACGAGCGATCCGTACGCCATCTGGCTCAGCGAGGTCATGCTCCAGCAGACCCAGGTGTCCACCGTCATTCCCTACTGGGAGCGGTTCCTGGCGCGCTTTCCCTCGGTGCAGGCGCTGGCGGCGGCACCGCTGGATGACGTGCTCGCCGCGTGGCGGGGCCTCGGCTACTACTCGCGCGCGCGCAACCTCCACCGCGCCGCCCAAGAAGTGGTTGCCCACTTCGGTGGAAGGTTCCCCTCCACCGCGAAAGCCCTGCTCACCCTGCCCGGCTTCGGCCGCTACACGGCGGGGGCCGTGGCCTCCATCGCCTTCGGCGAAGAGGCCCCCCTGGTGGATGGCAACGTGGCGCGCGTGCTCTCCCGCCTCTTCGTGGTGGAGGGACTGCCCGGCGACAAGGCGCGGGAGGCCCGGCTGTGGACCCTGGCCAGCGCCCTCGTGAAGGGTGAACGGCCCGGAGACTTCAATCAGGCCCTCATGGAGCACGGCGCGACCGTGTGCCGCCCGGAGCGCCCGCTCTGTCTGCTGTGCCCCGTGCGCGGGGCGTGCCTTGCCCATCAAGCAGGGCGCGTCAGCGAGTTGCCCCCCGCCAAGGTGCGCGCCCCCCCCAAGCGGCTGACGCTCGCGCTCGCCGTCTGGCCCCATGAGGGCACCCTCCTCTTCGCCCGCCGAGCGGAGAAGGGACTCTTCGGAGGGCTGTGGGAGCTGCCCGCGGTGGAGGTGGAGCCCAGCACGCCAGACGAGGAGGCCGCCCTGCGCCTCTCGGAGGCCCTGGAGGTCCCCGTCACGGCGCTGGACGCGATCGGCACGGTGAAGCGCCAGCTCACCCACCGCGCGCTCACGCTGTACCTGCTGCGCGTCACCGGGCCGCACCGTCCTTCTCGGGCCAAGGCCTTCCACGAGCTGCGCTGGTGCACGCCCGCGCAAGCCGCGGAGCTGGGGATGAGCACCGCCATGCAGCGGGCCCTCGACGCCGCGCTCGCGCGGGGCGTCCTCCTGAATGTGGCTGGGTGA
- a CDS encoding TolB family protein, producing MSKRAGMTLLCSALLVVMSGCGDECKDPSDCTDDKGSPSEGKVWACESNKCVERDSTNPGPADGGTGDGGPADGGDGGPADGGPTDGGDGSDGGPSDAGMSVGKGGACTSSVECMAGLRCEDSTGGRTCQSLHVAVTSAGTAGTQATAVRHDETTTAPAALSESTETNRFPRWSADGSAVAFVEGAEGVGSSRLVSRTLPLTVGQSTALTTGTAAETEDFPQLEWWPSTRLVWTKKSGASTSGLWSVPGAGGTAVALTASGVFPSWAMNGTSLAYSTNAEGLRTLTPGQPAATVAGGTGGEQPYHNQANDWLLYAKANGSDAVIGPLYEIFTIPPTGGTGNLIAATASEPTSGGSVDSFIANQTWAPDGTWVAYVRTYFSNPSDASPSALCGAAGASQCPGRDANVIFLRKINPQTGAGDGAEVQLVSGGTLPSFSPDGRFVAYVRAKRLQIQQINPADGTPVGAAVQHSLGTDVQTNRGDDHRPRWQPR from the coding sequence ATGAGCAAACGCGCGGGAATGACTTTGCTGTGCAGTGCACTTCTGGTGGTGATGTCGGGGTGTGGGGATGAGTGCAAGGACCCCTCCGACTGTACCGATGACAAGGGAAGCCCTTCGGAGGGCAAGGTCTGGGCATGTGAGAGCAACAAGTGCGTCGAGCGGGACTCGACGAACCCAGGGCCCGCGGACGGTGGCACGGGAGACGGCGGCCCGGCGGATGGAGGTGACGGCGGCCCGGCGGATGGTGGCCCCACAGATGGCGGGGATGGCTCGGATGGCGGTCCATCGGACGCAGGCATGTCGGTGGGCAAGGGCGGTGCCTGTACCTCGTCCGTGGAGTGCATGGCGGGCTTGCGCTGCGAGGATTCGACGGGCGGCCGGACGTGCCAGTCCCTGCACGTGGCGGTGACCAGCGCGGGCACGGCAGGCACCCAGGCGACCGCCGTGCGCCATGACGAGACCACCACGGCGCCCGCCGCCTTGAGTGAGTCCACGGAGACGAACCGGTTCCCCCGGTGGAGCGCGGACGGCTCGGCCGTCGCGTTCGTGGAGGGGGCCGAAGGCGTGGGCTCCTCGCGCCTCGTGTCCCGGACCCTTCCGCTCACCGTGGGACAGTCCACGGCCCTGACGACTGGGACGGCGGCGGAGACCGAGGACTTCCCCCAGTTGGAGTGGTGGCCTTCCACCCGCCTCGTGTGGACGAAGAAGAGCGGGGCGAGCACCTCGGGGCTCTGGTCGGTTCCGGGGGCGGGCGGCACCGCCGTGGCCCTGACGGCCAGCGGCGTCTTCCCGTCGTGGGCAATGAATGGCACGAGCCTCGCGTACAGCACCAACGCGGAGGGGTTGCGGACGCTGACGCCGGGGCAACCCGCCGCCACGGTCGCGGGAGGCACGGGCGGCGAGCAGCCGTACCACAACCAGGCCAATGACTGGCTGCTCTACGCCAAGGCCAACGGCTCGGACGCGGTCATCGGCCCCCTCTATGAAATCTTCACCATCCCCCCCACGGGAGGGACGGGCAACCTCATTGCCGCCACGGCCTCGGAGCCGACCAGCGGCGGCTCCGTCGACTCGTTCATCGCCAACCAGACCTGGGCGCCGGATGGCACCTGGGTGGCGTACGTGCGCACGTATTTCTCCAATCCCTCGGATGCCAGCCCCTCGGCGCTGTGCGGGGCCGCGGGCGCCTCGCAGTGCCCGGGTCGGGATGCGAACGTCATCTTCCTGAGGAAGATCAACCCGCAGACGGGCGCCGGGGACGGTGCGGAGGTGCAACTCGTGTCGGGCGGCACGCTCCCCTCGTTCTCTCCGGATGGACGGTTCGTCGCCTACGTCCGGGCGAAGCGCCTGCAGATCCAGCAGATCAACCCGGCGGATGGCACCCCGGTAGGTGCCGCCGTCCAGCATTCGCTGGGCACGGACGTCCAGACGAACCGCGGAGACGATCACCGCCCGCGCTGGCAGCCGCGTTAA
- a CDS encoding Maf family protein has product MKPLILASTSSARRALMDGLGLPYTAEAPGVGEEVSPALSARQAVQELAARKARAVLARHPDAWVLGADQLVEVEGEILSKPPDLAAARKQLGKLLGRTHDICTGVCLAGPGGHLAESLEVSRMTFYPASSEELERYLGLGEWQGCAGSYRIEGAGQALLSHIDGDRTNVQGLPMLTVVRMLRTAGFSFFETAR; this is encoded by the coding sequence ATGAAACCTTTGATTCTTGCCTCGACCTCCAGCGCGCGCCGGGCCCTGATGGATGGGCTGGGTCTGCCCTACACCGCCGAGGCTCCGGGCGTGGGCGAGGAGGTATCTCCTGCCCTCTCGGCCCGCCAGGCCGTCCAGGAACTCGCCGCGCGCAAGGCCCGGGCCGTCCTGGCACGCCATCCAGACGCCTGGGTCCTGGGTGCCGACCAGCTCGTCGAGGTGGAGGGGGAGATTCTCTCCAAGCCGCCGGACCTCGCGGCGGCACGCAAGCAACTGGGAAAGCTGCTCGGACGAACCCACGACATCTGCACCGGGGTCTGTCTGGCCGGTCCCGGAGGCCACCTCGCCGAGAGCCTGGAGGTGTCCCGGATGACCTTCTATCCCGCCTCCTCCGAGGAGTTGGAGCGCTACCTGGGCCTCGGCGAGTGGCAGGGCTGTGCGGGCAGCTACCGCATCGAAGGGGCGGGACAGGCCCTGCTGTCCCACATCGACGGCGACCGGACCAACGTGCAGGGGCTGCCCATGCTCACCGTGGTGCGGATGCTGCGCACCGCGGGCTTCTCCTTCTTCGAGACGGCCCGCTGA
- a CDS encoding class I SAM-dependent rRNA methyltransferase: MAARSLPVVRVSLKGAKSLRRGSPWLYRTELLEPPEGEARGRVVSVVDPQGNPIGQAFYAQRSPLALRLLTRRPSTEEPADEAFFRRRLEASLARRAPLKHRDGVRLVHGEADLLPGLFVDRYGAGLTLQTLSEGMDTRKEWIARVLVELTGATHVVCRDDASGRDFEGLARQVVLLHGAGDARFVYHEGENRFEVDLLGDMKTGAFLDQLDNHLRAGELARGEALDLFSYHGGFALALSRTCDSVLAVEQDPKASGRIQANAERNGRTNVTVENANAFDVLRRFADTGRRFDTVVLDPPGLAKRREGLATALRAYHELNLRALKCLKPEGLLVTCSCSGKLDREGFEQMVISAAEDARRPVQILERRGAGLDHPVLANLPETEYLKALYIRAL, from the coding sequence ATGGCCGCGCGAAGTCTCCCCGTTGTACGAGTGAGCCTCAAGGGCGCCAAGAGCCTGCGCCGGGGCAGTCCGTGGCTCTACCGCACCGAGCTGCTCGAGCCGCCGGAGGGGGAAGCCCGGGGGCGGGTGGTGTCCGTGGTGGACCCCCAGGGCAACCCCATTGGCCAGGCGTTCTACGCGCAGCGCTCTCCGCTGGCGTTGCGGCTGCTCACGCGCCGTCCCTCCACCGAGGAGCCCGCGGACGAGGCCTTCTTCCGCCGTCGGCTGGAGGCGTCCCTGGCCCGCCGCGCGCCCTTGAAGCACCGGGATGGCGTCCGGCTGGTGCATGGCGAGGCGGACCTGCTGCCGGGCCTCTTCGTGGACCGCTATGGCGCGGGACTGACCTTGCAGACGCTCTCCGAGGGCATGGACACCCGCAAGGAGTGGATCGCCCGGGTCCTGGTGGAGCTGACTGGGGCCACCCACGTGGTCTGCCGGGACGATGCCTCAGGCCGTGACTTCGAGGGACTGGCCCGCCAGGTGGTCTTGTTGCACGGCGCAGGCGACGCGCGCTTTGTCTACCACGAGGGGGAGAACCGCTTCGAAGTGGACCTCCTCGGGGACATGAAGACCGGGGCCTTCCTGGATCAATTGGACAACCACCTGCGCGCGGGGGAACTCGCCCGGGGCGAGGCGCTGGACCTCTTCAGCTACCACGGGGGGTTCGCGCTCGCGCTGAGCCGCACGTGTGACTCGGTGCTCGCGGTGGAGCAGGACCCGAAGGCCTCCGGGCGCATCCAGGCCAACGCCGAGCGCAATGGCCGCACGAACGTCACGGTGGAGAACGCCAACGCCTTCGACGTGCTGCGGCGCTTCGCGGACACCGGCCGCCGCTTCGACACGGTGGTCTTGGATCCGCCAGGGCTGGCCAAGCGCCGCGAGGGGCTGGCCACCGCGCTGCGCGCCTACCACGAGCTCAACCTGCGTGCCCTCAAGTGCCTGAAGCCCGAGGGGCTGCTCGTCACCTGCTCGTGCTCCGGGAAGCTGGACCGCGAGGGCTTCGAGCAGATGGTCATCTCGGCGGCCGAGGACGCGCGGCGGCCGGTGCAGATCCTCGAGCGGCGAGGGGCGGGGTTGGACCACCCGGTGCTCGCCAACCTGCCGGAGACCGAGTACCTCAAGGCGCTCTACATCCGAGCCCTGTGA
- a CDS encoding metallopeptidase family protein, with protein MSRRGLLAFFLLLGACQRSSSEPAPAAPVPCTAQASAPEGASNEAAPPEPVAAPPLDEGPARGGMPPVAPLAICRAEGISPLEAARRYYDEGHFEAALSCAAQSAALDPDLAEAHAERGMALSELGRIPEAQMAFSRALALDPGSREALLGAAHLYAVQLPSTRERDELGLLYSERGLSQPGTPPDAVVQFALLSAMAFNDLGQAGDALERAAIVLAREPGNHEASFERALALFELCRFAEAKTAFTALLKFPDREAHAHQRLGLLLEREGKWTQAQRHFDKARALAPQDFPLPPLPSQEEFRAAVARAVEALPEDMRKDLEGIPVTAEEIPADADLMSGEPPLSPAILGLFRGPPLGEPCDGSETPCRSVALYRRNLARVVSSNAELLEQIQVTLLHEVGHLRGEDDEELAARGLE; from the coding sequence ATGTCGCGGCGTGGTCTGCTCGCCTTCTTCCTTCTGCTGGGTGCCTGTCAGCGCAGCTCTTCGGAGCCTGCCCCGGCGGCGCCTGTTCCGTGTACCGCTCAGGCCAGTGCCCCCGAGGGTGCGTCTAATGAGGCCGCGCCGCCCGAGCCAGTGGCTGCGCCGCCGCTCGACGAGGGGCCCGCGAGGGGCGGCATGCCTCCGGTGGCCCCGCTCGCGATCTGCCGCGCCGAAGGCATCTCTCCCCTGGAAGCGGCGCGCCGCTACTACGACGAGGGCCACTTCGAGGCGGCGCTGTCCTGTGCGGCCCAGTCGGCCGCGTTGGATCCGGACCTTGCCGAGGCCCATGCCGAACGGGGAATGGCGTTGTCCGAGCTGGGCCGCATCCCCGAGGCCCAGATGGCGTTCTCCCGCGCCCTGGCGCTCGATCCGGGTTCACGCGAGGCCCTGCTGGGGGCCGCGCACCTGTACGCGGTGCAGCTGCCCTCCACCCGGGAGCGGGACGAGCTGGGGCTGCTCTACTCCGAGCGAGGGCTGTCCCAGCCTGGAACGCCTCCGGATGCGGTGGTCCAGTTCGCGCTCCTCTCGGCCATGGCGTTCAACGACCTGGGACAAGCGGGGGATGCCCTGGAGCGCGCGGCCATCGTGCTCGCGCGGGAGCCCGGCAACCACGAGGCCTCCTTCGAGCGGGCGCTGGCCCTCTTCGAGCTGTGCCGCTTCGCCGAGGCGAAGACCGCGTTCACCGCGCTGTTGAAGTTCCCCGACCGGGAGGCGCACGCGCACCAGCGCCTCGGACTGTTGCTCGAACGCGAGGGAAAGTGGACCCAGGCGCAGCGCCACTTCGACAAGGCCCGCGCGCTGGCGCCCCAGGATTTCCCCCTCCCGCCCTTGCCCTCCCAGGAGGAGTTTCGTGCGGCGGTGGCGCGCGCCGTGGAGGCGCTTCCCGAGGACATGCGCAAGGACCTGGAAGGAATCCCCGTCACGGCGGAGGAGATTCCCGCGGACGCGGACTTGATGTCCGGAGAGCCGCCCTTGTCCCCCGCGATTCTGGGGCTCTTCCGGGGGCCCCCGCTGGGCGAGCCGTGCGATGGCTCGGAGACGCCGTGCCGGTCGGTGGCGCTCTACCGCCGCAACCTCGCGCGCGTGGTGTCCAGCAATGCTGAGTTGCTGGAGCAGATCCAGGTGACGCTGCTGCACGAGGTAGGGCATCTTCGCGGCGAGGATGACGAAGAGCTGGCCGCCCGCGGCCTGGAGTGA